The proteins below come from a single Methanobacterium formicicum genomic window:
- the rpsJ gene encoding 30S ribosomal protein S10 — protein MNKARIKLTGTDPEKLAYVCDQLKRIAERTGVDLSGPIPLPTKKLVVPTRKSPDGEGKATWEKWELRIHKRLVGIEADERAMRQVMKVNVPDNVSIEIELRS, from the coding sequence ATGAACAAAGCTAGAATCAAACTCACCGGCACCGACCCCGAAAAACTGGCCTATGTATGTGACCAGCTCAAAAGAATCGCCGAAAGAACCGGTGTAGATCTCTCCGGACCAATACCATTACCCACCAAGAAACTAGTTGTACCTACCCGGAAATCACCGGATGGAGAGGGAAAAGCAACCTGGGAAAAATGGGAACTCCGGATACACAAAAGACTGGTGGGAATCGAAGCCGATGAACGGGCCATGCGACAGGTAATGAAAGTCAATGTGCCGGACAACGTGAGCATCGAAATCGAACTCCGCAGTTAA